The following are encoded in a window of Nibricoccus aquaticus genomic DNA:
- the nuoL gene encoding NADH-quinone oxidoreductase subunit L: MTPFPISQPVMQALLVLLLPLGSAALIALFLRRQGTLASIISTAACAGLAAIALKLVFSNERFVASANWLEIGSLTISLGIKFDDLSALMLAIVAIVGLCVHVFSLGYMHEDGAKARYFGGLSIFMFSMLGIVFADNLFMMFIFWELVGFSSYLLINHFCDKQSAADASKKAFIANRVGDFGFILGIVWCYYAFGTVNIGELSVLAEAKFKAGEFIVAGIPLLLFCGAVGKSAQLPLHVWLPDAMEGPTPVSALIHAATMVAAGIFMLCRLEPLFAAAPAALNVVMWIGVITAVYAALCAITQSDIKKVLAYSTLSQLGYMVAAFGLGRLSETQTHEGQTNTFLLSAGAGIAMFHLMTHAFFKALMFLGSGSVIHGCHHEQNIFKMGGLSSRMKFTFVTFTLGVLAIIGFPMLSGFFSKDAILLLAFEKNFVVFGLLAFTAVLTSFYMVRMWKLVFLGKPRSDEADHAHEGGLTMTLPLLVLAILAVVGGYSFILDNGVFSNVFNDVPDGHNHHHAHNVVFATSIGVMLLGSLSAYFFYKPQPVDSLAMKSPGLFNGLSLLKSFPDDLYNYYVAKIQQRFALFVNFLEQIFVAGLLVRGLAGIVGLFGMGARALHVGSLHAYVYWFLLGTVLVWGFASGLFL, translated from the coding sequence GTGACGCCATTCCCGATCTCTCAACCCGTTATGCAGGCGCTGCTCGTGCTGCTCCTGCCGCTCGGCTCCGCCGCGCTGATCGCGCTCTTCCTGCGCCGCCAGGGCACGCTCGCGTCGATCATTTCGACTGCCGCGTGTGCCGGACTGGCCGCCATCGCGCTCAAGCTCGTCTTCAGCAACGAACGCTTCGTCGCCTCCGCCAACTGGCTGGAAATCGGCAGCCTCACGATCTCGCTCGGCATCAAGTTCGATGACCTCTCCGCGCTCATGCTCGCCATCGTCGCGATCGTCGGCCTGTGCGTTCACGTCTTCTCGCTCGGCTACATGCACGAAGACGGTGCCAAGGCGCGCTACTTCGGCGGACTCTCGATCTTCATGTTTTCGATGCTCGGCATCGTTTTCGCCGACAATCTTTTCATGATGTTCATCTTTTGGGAGCTGGTCGGTTTCAGCTCCTACCTGCTCATCAATCATTTTTGCGACAAGCAGTCCGCTGCCGATGCCTCGAAGAAAGCCTTCATCGCCAACCGCGTCGGCGACTTCGGTTTCATCCTCGGCATCGTTTGGTGCTACTACGCGTTTGGCACGGTCAACATCGGCGAACTCTCCGTCCTCGCTGAAGCGAAGTTCAAAGCCGGTGAGTTCATCGTCGCCGGTATTCCGCTCCTCCTGTTTTGCGGCGCGGTCGGTAAATCCGCCCAGCTCCCACTCCACGTCTGGCTCCCGGACGCGATGGAAGGTCCGACGCCTGTCTCTGCACTCATCCACGCCGCCACGATGGTCGCTGCCGGTATCTTCATGCTGTGCCGCCTTGAGCCGCTTTTCGCCGCCGCTCCGGCCGCGCTCAATGTCGTCATGTGGATTGGTGTGATCACAGCTGTTTACGCCGCCCTCTGCGCGATCACCCAGAGCGACATCAAAAAAGTCCTGGCATACTCAACGCTCTCGCAGCTCGGTTACATGGTCGCGGCTTTCGGTCTCGGCCGTTTGTCCGAGACGCAAACCCACGAAGGCCAAACGAATACCTTCCTTCTCAGCGCCGGCGCAGGCATCGCCATGTTCCACCTGATGACGCACGCCTTTTTCAAGGCGCTCATGTTCCTCGGCTCCGGCTCCGTGATCCATGGCTGCCACCACGAACAAAATATCTTCAAGATGGGCGGCCTCTCTTCGCGCATGAAGTTCACCTTTGTGACCTTCACACTCGGCGTACTCGCGATCATCGGCTTCCCAATGCTCTCCGGCTTCTTCTCCAAGGACGCGATCCTCCTCCTCGCCTTCGAAAAGAACTTCGTGGTTTTCGGCCTCCTCGCGTTCACCGCCGTGCTGACCTCGTTCTACATGGTCCGCATGTGGAAGCTCGTCTTCCTCGGCAAACCTCGCAGCGACGAAGCCGATCACGCGCACGAAGGCGGCCTCACGATGACGCTCCCGCTTCTCGTCCTCGCGATCCTCGCGGTGGTCGGCGGTTACTCGTTCATTTTGGACAACGGTGTTTTCAGCAACGTCTTCAACGACGTTCCCGACGGCCATAATCACCACCACGCTCACAACGTCGTCTTCGCGACCAGCATCGGCGTGATGCTCCTGGGTTCGCTCTCCGCTTACTTCTTCTACAAGCCGCAGCCGGTGGACTCACTCGCGATGAAGAGCCCGGGCCTTTTCAACGGCCTCTCGCTCCTCAAGAGCTTCCCCGACGATCTCTACAATTACTATGTCGCGAAGATCCAGCAGCGCTTCGCGCTCTTCGTGAACTTCCTGGAACAGATCTTCGTCGCAGGCCTGCTCGTCCGCGGTCTCGCCGGCATCGTCGGACTCTTCGGCATGGGTGCCCGCGCTCTCCACGTCGGCAGCCTCCACGCTTACGTTTACTGGTTCCTCCTCGGCACCGTCCTGGTGTGGGGTTTCGCCTCAGGCCTCTTTCTCTAA
- a CDS encoding complex I subunit 4 family protein, producing MNDHLLLLSILTPLAVALAIALGLPKRFSVKLAYIGFGVPAAIALYLWCQYSAASASAYEGYAFYTRYDTGLSDIGIRLTLGLNGIALPLYVLAGIVGLAAGLYAIQSGAERLKIYLMLLLIMQAGLMGVFCSIDIFYFYFFHELALIPTFIMVGIWGGRDRSYAAMKMTIYLTVGAMLSLIGLIAIYVKSGMELRTFDLISLRSILSHQSLSAVAQNNIFGLLMVGFGILVSLWPLHTWAPLGYGAAPSSAAMLHAGVLKKFGLYGLIQIALPLLPQGAAHWACPLAWLALGNILIIGFVAIAQRDLKQMIGYSSVMHMGYAFLGIAAFSTVGAGGVVLLMVAHGLSVALLFLLSTSIYHRTHTFDMNEMGGLAQKAPVLAAFFVAATMASIGLPGFANFWGELAIFVAVWDFSPAFTVAAVSGVVISAIYGLRSAAKVFFGQPSEEFARVSAANTVTDLRWAEKIPALLLLAALLFIGFWPKSLSTPLNNTLQSIYPAAVQAAEASVASK from the coding sequence ATGAACGATCATCTCCTCCTATTGTCCATCCTGACGCCGCTGGCCGTCGCCCTCGCCATAGCGCTCGGGCTGCCCAAACGGTTCTCGGTCAAACTCGCGTACATCGGTTTCGGCGTCCCCGCCGCCATCGCGCTGTACTTGTGGTGCCAGTACTCGGCGGCCTCGGCCTCCGCTTACGAAGGCTACGCGTTCTACACGCGCTACGACACTGGCCTGTCGGACATCGGCATCCGCCTCACGCTTGGCCTCAACGGCATCGCCCTCCCGCTCTACGTTCTCGCGGGCATCGTCGGTCTGGCCGCCGGTCTCTACGCGATCCAGTCGGGTGCCGAGCGCCTGAAAATCTACCTCATGCTGCTCCTCATCATGCAGGCGGGGTTGATGGGCGTCTTCTGCTCGATCGATATTTTCTATTTCTACTTCTTCCACGAACTCGCGCTCATCCCGACCTTCATCATGGTCGGCATCTGGGGCGGACGCGACCGCAGCTACGCCGCGATGAAGATGACGATCTATCTCACGGTCGGCGCGATGCTCTCGCTGATCGGTTTGATCGCGATCTACGTGAAGAGCGGCATGGAGCTAAGAACCTTCGATCTCATTTCGCTCCGTTCCATTCTGAGCCATCAGAGTCTGTCGGCCGTCGCTCAAAATAATATCTTCGGCCTCCTCATGGTCGGCTTCGGTATTTTGGTTTCTCTCTGGCCGCTGCACACGTGGGCACCGCTCGGTTACGGCGCTGCTCCGAGCTCCGCCGCCATGCTTCACGCGGGCGTGCTGAAAAAATTCGGTCTCTACGGCCTGATCCAGATTGCTCTGCCCCTCCTTCCACAAGGCGCCGCCCACTGGGCCTGCCCGCTGGCCTGGCTCGCCCTCGGCAACATCCTCATCATCGGTTTCGTCGCCATCGCCCAGCGCGATTTGAAACAGATGATCGGTTACAGCTCGGTCATGCACATGGGCTATGCGTTTCTCGGCATCGCGGCGTTTTCGACCGTCGGTGCAGGCGGCGTTGTCCTCCTGATGGTTGCGCACGGTCTGTCGGTTGCCCTCCTGTTCCTGCTCTCGACGAGCATCTATCACCGCACGCACACCTTCGACATGAACGAAATGGGCGGCCTCGCTCAAAAAGCTCCCGTCCTCGCCGCCTTCTTCGTCGCCGCCACCATGGCAAGCATCGGTCTCCCCGGCTTCGCCAACTTCTGGGGCGAACTCGCGATCTTCGTCGCCGTCTGGGATTTCTCGCCAGCCTTCACCGTCGCGGCAGTTTCCGGCGTCGTGATCTCCGCGATTTACGGCCTGCGCTCGGCCGCGAAAGTTTTCTTTGGGCAACCCTCCGAGGAGTTCGCGCGCGTCTCCGCAGCCAACACCGTCACCGATCTGCGTTGGGCGGAAAAAATCCCCGCGCTTCTCCTCCTCGCTGCGCTGCTCTTCATCGGCTTCTGGCCGAAGTCGCTCTCCACGCCGCTCAACAATACGCTCCAGTCGATCTATCCGGCCGCCGTCCAGGCCGCCGAGGCCTCGGTCGCCAGCAAGTAA
- a CDS encoding NADH-quinone oxidoreductase subunit N yields MNPEFLKAAAESNNWIAIMPELLLGCLALLLLVLEVVLPKNKHDLIPGVAIIGQLGVLVGLIINYRTPFLDPAEAALANFNGLLAYSPHGQFMRMFFLLTSLLVSALGTVALAKQKMPKIEFFHIVLVISAAMMLLAQSNHFVMLFVALETVTVGFYILVSYVRTNPLSLEAGLKYLIMGALSSSLLLFGIVLLYGAAGNPLLPGHTSDAMNFGKLTAFLAQNPDNFLAQLGVVLVLSGVAFKIGAVPFQIWVPDVYQGAPTPVTAFLAVGSKAAGFAILMTLVYVFAPYKGIVIPLLAIMAAATILFGNLAALTQHNVKRLIGLSGVSHAGYLLLGVIASITVPMATSAIYFYLVTYLLASFAVFGVMTHVAGVNDADQELEHYTDLVKTHPFLATILAAGLGSLAGIPPLAGFIGKLLVFIAAFQAGLTWLLGIAIIGVVISIYYYFGWIKAAFFATSPTAAETVARPERTPVSAGIGALLAVLALASVLFGFYQKPVIAWLTAAL; encoded by the coding sequence ATGAATCCCGAATTTCTCAAAGCCGCCGCGGAGTCCAACAACTGGATCGCGATCATGCCCGAGCTCCTGCTCGGCTGTCTTGCGCTCCTCTTGCTGGTGCTCGAAGTCGTGCTGCCAAAAAATAAACACGACCTCATCCCGGGCGTCGCGATCATCGGCCAGCTCGGCGTGCTCGTCGGGTTGATCATCAATTACCGCACGCCGTTTCTCGATCCAGCCGAGGCTGCGTTGGCCAACTTCAACGGCCTGCTCGCCTACTCGCCGCACGGCCAGTTCATGCGGATGTTTTTCCTGCTCACGTCGCTGCTCGTCAGCGCGCTCGGCACGGTCGCCCTCGCGAAGCAGAAGATGCCGAAGATCGAGTTCTTCCACATCGTGCTGGTGATCTCCGCCGCCATGATGCTCCTCGCGCAGAGCAACCACTTCGTGATGCTCTTCGTGGCGCTCGAGACCGTCACCGTCGGTTTCTACATCCTTGTCAGCTACGTCCGCACCAATCCGCTCTCGCTCGAAGCCGGTCTGAAATACCTGATCATGGGCGCGCTCAGCTCGTCGCTCCTGCTCTTCGGCATCGTGCTGCTCTACGGCGCAGCCGGTAATCCGCTCCTGCCGGGCCACACGTCCGACGCGATGAACTTTGGAAAGCTCACCGCCTTCCTCGCGCAGAATCCCGATAACTTCCTCGCCCAACTCGGTGTCGTCCTCGTGCTCTCCGGCGTCGCCTTCAAGATCGGCGCAGTCCCGTTCCAGATCTGGGTGCCCGATGTTTATCAGGGTGCGCCGACGCCCGTCACTGCGTTCTTGGCCGTCGGCTCGAAGGCCGCCGGTTTCGCGATCCTCATGACGCTCGTCTACGTCTTCGCCCCGTACAAAGGCATCGTCATCCCGCTCCTCGCGATCATGGCCGCCGCGACGATCCTCTTTGGTAATCTCGCCGCGCTGACTCAGCACAACGTCAAGCGCCTCATCGGTCTCTCCGGTGTTTCACACGCGGGTTATCTGCTCCTCGGTGTGATCGCCTCGATCACGGTTCCGATGGCGACTTCCGCTATCTATTTCTACCTCGTCACCTACCTGCTGGCCTCGTTCGCCGTGTTCGGCGTGATGACGCATGTCGCGGGCGTGAACGACGCCGATCAAGAGCTGGAGCACTACACCGATCTCGTGAAGACGCATCCGTTCCTGGCGACGATTCTCGCTGCCGGTCTCGGCTCGCTCGCGGGCATTCCTCCGCTGGCTGGATTCATCGGAAAGCTGCTGGTCTTCATCGCCGCGTTTCAGGCCGGGCTCACCTGGCTGCTGGGCATCGCGATCATCGGCGTGGTTATCTCGATCTATTATTACTTCGGATGGATCAAAGCGGCGTTCTTCGCGACTTCCCCGACTGCGGCTGAAACGGTCGCCCGTCCTGAGCGCACGCCGGTCAGCGCTGGCATCGGCGCGTTGCTGGCAGTGCTCGCCCTGGCTTCCGTGCTCTTCGGTTTCTACCAGAAGCCGGTCATCGCCTGGCTCACGGCGGCGCTGTGA
- a CDS encoding adenosine kinase: MTLPIQPSPAPLDLIGVGAPIMDLVVGVPDSFLVEAKGEKGGMVMVDADEMARLVAKLPQPPAITPGGSAANTTFNATRLGLKTAFIGKLGNDELARMYEARFASTGVATDRFKRGTIANACCLILTTPDTQRTMRTYLGAVMTLSPDEISPADFAAARHVHIEGYVVFNQALAEKILTSARAAGCTVGLSFASFEVVGASRDWLLNQLKLGLAVSFANEDEAKALFPDLPANTLEDYAAHAKRLASFGGTAAITLGKDGAWIARGSELHRVAPVVVTDAVDSNGAGDAWAAGFLSAWLRGQSLEACGKVASLVGAETVRHMGPIIPDGKWNDVAARAKSLSK, encoded by the coding sequence ATGACCCTGCCCATCCAGCCCTCTCCTGCCCCGCTCGATCTCATCGGCGTCGGTGCCCCCATCATGGATCTCGTTGTCGGTGTGCCCGACAGCTTTCTCGTCGAAGCCAAAGGCGAAAAGGGCGGCATGGTCATGGTCGATGCCGACGAGATGGCCCGCCTCGTGGCGAAACTCCCGCAGCCTCCCGCCATCACGCCCGGCGGTTCGGCAGCCAACACGACTTTCAACGCAACCCGTCTCGGTCTGAAGACCGCCTTCATCGGCAAACTCGGTAACGATGAACTCGCCCGCATGTACGAGGCGCGCTTCGCATCCACCGGCGTCGCAACAGATCGTTTCAAACGCGGCACGATCGCCAACGCGTGCTGCCTCATCCTGACGACGCCCGACACGCAGCGCACTATGCGCACCTACCTCGGCGCGGTGATGACACTCTCTCCCGACGAAATTTCCCCGGCAGATTTTGCCGCTGCACGCCACGTCCACATCGAAGGCTACGTCGTCTTCAATCAAGCGCTCGCGGAAAAAATCCTCACGTCGGCTCGCGCCGCCGGCTGCACCGTCGGCCTTTCGTTCGCCTCATTCGAGGTCGTCGGCGCGTCACGTGACTGGCTGCTCAATCAACTCAAGCTCGGTCTCGCGGTCAGCTTCGCCAACGAAGACGAAGCGAAAGCGCTTTTTCCCGATCTTCCCGCCAACACGCTCGAAGATTACGCCGCGCACGCGAAACGCCTCGCCAGCTTCGGCGGCACCGCCGCCATCACATTGGGCAAAGACGGCGCATGGATCGCCCGCGGCTCAGAATTGCACCGCGTCGCTCCCGTTGTCGTGACCGACGCCGTCGATTCCAACGGCGCGGGCGATGCGTGGGCCGCCGGCTTTTTGTCCGCGTGGTTGCGCGGTCAATCGCTCGAAGCGTGCGGCAAGGTCGCGTCGCTCGTCGGCGCGGAAACCGTCCGCCACATGGGCCCGATCATTCCCGACGGGAAGTGGAACGATGTCGCGGCCCGCGCGAAGTCGCTTTCAAAGTAA
- a CDS encoding DUF6941 family protein: MQSKPQVLAWITCDGVHVDPGSGKHTLLGIFSNIRARQFPVVHPHMMWFLTIADVPTGEHKLRISMGLDATRLAPLIERPFKSEGPLQRINLINEIRNLSFAAPGDYSILIEIDEEPLLATNITVSA, translated from the coding sequence ATGCAATCCAAACCCCAAGTCCTCGCCTGGATCACCTGCGACGGCGTCCACGTCGATCCCGGTTCCGGCAAGCACACGTTGCTCGGCATTTTCTCCAACATCCGCGCCCGCCAGTTCCCAGTGGTCCACCCGCACATGATGTGGTTCCTGACCATCGCCGACGTCCCGACGGGCGAGCACAAGTTGCGCATTTCCATGGGCCTCGACGCCACCCGCCTCGCTCCTCTCATCGAGCGCCCGTTCAAGTCCGAAGGCCCCCTCCAGCGCATCAACCTCATCAACGAAATCCGCAACCTCAGCTTCGCCGCCCCCGGTGACTACTCGATCTTGATCGAGATCGACGAGGAACCGCTTCTCGCCACCAACATCACCGTCAGCGCCTGA
- a CDS encoding CTP synthase, translated as MKYIFVTGGVVSSLGKGLTAAALGALLELRGLTVRIQKFDPYLNVDPGTMSPFQHGEVYVLEDGAETDLDLGHYERFTSGKLSRLNNLTSGQVYESVIQKERRGAYLGKTVQVIPHVTNEIKERIYQAAKDVDILITEIGGTTGDIEGLPFLEAMRQFALEVGPRDVIFIHVTLVPFLNAAGELKTKPTQQSVAKLREIGIQPHILVCRCEDHELDHSLRDKLSMFCNVPVKGVIECRDVSSIYELPLALKKEGMDELVVELFGLKNPPPDKNIWDEIVRRVKNPAHEVKIGVVGKYIELQDAYKSVYESITHAGIANNAKVTIVRIDAEDLEKKNGTAALKGLDGILVPGGFGDRGTEGKIIAARYARENKVPYYGLCLGLQIAVIEYARNVLKLEGANSTEFDVNSPHPVINMMEEQKKIIDKGATMRLGSYECALTPGTHAAKAYGKDNIRERHRHRYEVNNAYVGQLQRAGMTISGINPRRNLVEIVEIKDHPWFLAVQFHPEFQSKPNAPHPLFAAFIGASIKASRGGKKKSGKAAKPTKKPAKKK; from the coding sequence ATGAAGTATATTTTTGTCACCGGTGGCGTCGTTTCTTCCCTCGGCAAGGGACTCACGGCGGCGGCGCTCGGCGCTCTTCTTGAGCTGCGCGGACTCACGGTGCGCATCCAGAAATTCGATCCGTACCTGAACGTCGATCCGGGCACGATGAGCCCGTTCCAGCATGGCGAAGTGTACGTGCTCGAAGACGGCGCGGAGACCGATCTCGACCTCGGTCATTACGAGCGTTTCACGAGTGGAAAGCTTTCCCGCCTCAACAACCTTACCTCGGGCCAGGTGTACGAGAGCGTGATTCAGAAGGAACGCCGCGGCGCTTATCTCGGCAAAACCGTGCAGGTGATCCCGCACGTCACGAACGAGATCAAGGAGCGCATTTATCAGGCGGCTAAAGACGTCGATATCCTCATCACGGAAATCGGCGGTACGACGGGCGACATCGAAGGCCTCCCGTTTCTCGAAGCCATGCGTCAGTTCGCCCTCGAGGTCGGTCCGCGCGATGTGATTTTCATCCACGTCACGCTCGTGCCGTTCCTCAACGCGGCAGGCGAGTTGAAGACGAAGCCCACGCAGCAGTCGGTCGCGAAGCTGCGCGAGATCGGCATCCAGCCTCACATCCTGGTGTGCCGTTGTGAAGACCACGAACTCGACCACAGCCTACGCGACAAGCTCTCGATGTTCTGCAACGTCCCGGTCAAAGGCGTGATCGAGTGCCGCGACGTCAGCTCGATCTACGAATTGCCGCTTGCGTTGAAAAAAGAGGGTATGGACGAACTGGTCGTCGAACTTTTCGGCCTGAAGAATCCGCCGCCCGATAAAAACATCTGGGATGAAATCGTGCGCCGCGTGAAGAACCCCGCGCACGAAGTGAAGATCGGCGTCGTCGGCAAGTACATCGAACTCCAAGACGCGTACAAATCTGTCTACGAATCGATCACGCATGCGGGCATCGCGAACAATGCGAAGGTCACGATCGTCCGCATCGATGCCGAGGATCTGGAAAAGAAAAACGGCACGGCCGCACTCAAGGGACTCGACGGTATCCTCGTTCCCGGCGGCTTCGGTGATCGCGGCACGGAGGGCAAAATCATCGCGGCGCGCTACGCTCGTGAGAACAAAGTTCCCTACTACGGGCTTTGCCTCGGTCTCCAGATCGCCGTCATCGAGTACGCGCGCAACGTGCTCAAACTCGAGGGTGCGAACTCGACTGAGTTCGACGTCAATTCGCCGCATCCCGTCATCAACATGATGGAGGAACAAAAGAAGATCATCGATAAGGGAGCGACCATGCGCCTTGGCAGTTACGAGTGCGCCCTCACACCTGGTACGCACGCGGCGAAAGCGTACGGCAAGGACAACATTCGCGAGCGCCATCGCCATCGCTATGAAGTGAACAATGCGTACGTCGGCCAGCTTCAGCGCGCGGGCATGACGATCAGCGGTATCAACCCGCGTCGCAATCTCGTCGAGATCGTCGAGATCAAGGATCACCCGTGGTTCCTCGCGGTGCAGTTTCACCCAGAGTTCCAGTCGAAGCCCAACGCGCCGCATCCGTTGTTCGCGGCGTTCATTGGCGCTTCGATCAAGGCTTCGCGTGGCGGAAAAAAGAAAAGTGGCAAAGCCGCCAAGCCGACGAAGAAGCCGGCTAAGAAAAAGTGA
- the kdsA gene encoding 3-deoxy-8-phosphooctulonate synthase produces MIYDPKKLLLIAGPCSLENEKVCRAVAETLTKIQKEQPDVRIIFKGSFDKANRTSIAGPRGTGLDEGLKLHALIKRDYGFPCVTDIHETSQIKPVAEVCDVLQIPAFLCRQTDLLLAAAATGRVVNVKKGQFLSPQEMVHVTGKLKDGHATEVWQTERGTTFGYQNLVVDMRSFSIMKTNGFPTVFDATHAVQLPGAGGGKSAGERQFVPPLAKAALAAGADGLFIETHPNPAEAISDGPNMVPLAEMPALVEKCVAIWKLVRS; encoded by the coding sequence ATGATCTACGACCCCAAGAAACTGCTGCTCATTGCCGGTCCGTGTTCGTTGGAGAATGAAAAGGTCTGCCGCGCGGTCGCGGAGACACTCACGAAGATCCAAAAAGAGCAGCCGGATGTCCGGATCATTTTCAAAGGCTCTTTTGACAAGGCCAACCGCACGTCGATCGCCGGGCCGCGCGGCACAGGACTCGACGAAGGGCTGAAGCTCCACGCGCTCATCAAGCGCGATTACGGGTTTCCGTGTGTGACGGACATTCACGAGACGTCGCAGATCAAGCCGGTGGCCGAAGTGTGCGATGTGTTGCAGATCCCGGCGTTTCTCTGCCGGCAGACTGATTTGCTTCTCGCGGCGGCCGCGACCGGCCGCGTGGTGAACGTGAAGAAAGGGCAGTTTCTTTCACCGCAGGAAATGGTGCACGTCACAGGGAAACTCAAAGACGGACATGCGACCGAAGTGTGGCAGACGGAGCGCGGCACGACGTTTGGTTATCAGAACCTCGTCGTGGATATGCGCTCGTTCTCGATCATGAAGACAAACGGGTTTCCGACGGTCTTCGATGCGACGCACGCGGTGCAGTTACCGGGCGCCGGTGGTGGAAAGAGCGCGGGTGAGCGTCAGTTCGTGCCGCCGCTCGCGAAGGCGGCACTGGCGGCGGGCGCAGATGGTTTGTTTATCGAAACGCATCCGAATCCGGCCGAGGCGATCAGCGACGGGCCGAATATGGTGCCGCT